In one Pseudomonas tensinigenes genomic region, the following are encoded:
- a CDS encoding glutamine synthetase family protein, translated as MTAEGFLEGRRLQLARGVLLQCIMGGYPAARFYGSDDGDLALIAEPTQIHRLPWSDEPRALAICDADELTGESSNLSTRGQLKAVIARYAARGLAPVVATELEFFVFAPNSDPTQPFRPPVGLDGRREEGQSAFSVSSNNGLRPFFNEVYKCMAALGLPRDTFMHEMGVSQFEINLLHGDPLLLADQTFLFKHLLKEVALKHGLSVVCMAKPLAHTPGSSMHIHQSIVEIGSGKNVFSDESGQPTAMFRHFIAGQQAGMADFTALFAPNVNSYQRLCHPYASPNNACWSHDNRAAGLRIPASSPVARRVENRLPGADANPYLAIAASLAAGLHGIEHELEPTEAIQGEFDVPDNLSLPCTLHAALERLKRSQLARELFGQEFIEGYIASKTMELTSFFDEITPWERRVLAAQA; from the coding sequence ATGACCGCCGAGGGTTTCCTCGAAGGGCGGCGTTTGCAGCTGGCGCGTGGCGTGCTGCTGCAATGCATCATGGGCGGATATCCAGCGGCGCGGTTTTACGGCAGCGATGACGGCGATCTCGCGCTGATTGCCGAACCGACCCAGATCCATCGTTTGCCATGGAGTGACGAGCCGCGTGCCCTGGCCATTTGCGACGCCGATGAACTGACCGGCGAAAGCTCCAACCTGTCGACCCGGGGGCAACTCAAAGCGGTCATCGCTCGGTATGCGGCACGCGGTCTGGCGCCGGTGGTGGCCACCGAACTGGAGTTCTTCGTGTTCGCGCCGAACAGCGATCCGACTCAGCCGTTCCGTCCACCGGTTGGCCTCGATGGGCGCCGCGAGGAGGGGCAGTCAGCGTTCAGCGTCAGTTCCAATAACGGTCTGCGGCCGTTCTTCAATGAAGTCTATAAATGCATGGCGGCCCTCGGCCTGCCGCGCGATACCTTCATGCATGAGATGGGCGTCAGCCAGTTCGAGATCAATCTGCTGCACGGCGATCCGCTGTTGCTCGCCGACCAGACATTCCTGTTCAAGCACCTGCTCAAGGAAGTCGCCCTAAAGCATGGCCTGAGCGTGGTGTGCATGGCCAAGCCACTGGCGCACACGCCGGGCAGTTCAATGCATATTCATCAGAGCATCGTCGAGATCGGCAGTGGCAAGAATGTCTTCAGCGACGAAAGCGGTCAGCCAACCGCGATGTTCCGCCACTTCATCGCTGGGCAGCAGGCGGGCATGGCCGATTTCACCGCGTTGTTTGCACCGAATGTGAACTCCTATCAGCGCCTGTGCCACCCCTATGCGTCGCCGAATAATGCCTGCTGGTCCCATGACAATCGCGCCGCCGGTTTGCGTATTCCCGCCAGTTCGCCGGTCGCTCGTCGCGTGGAAAATCGTTTGCCGGGCGCCGATGCCAATCCGTATCTGGCGATTGCGGCCAGTCTGGCTGCGGGCTTGCATGGTATCGAGCATGAGTTGGAGCCGACAGAAGCCATTCAGGGTGAGTTCGACGTGCCGGACAATCTTTCGCTGCCGTGTACCTTGCACGCCGCGCTCGAGCGTCTGAAACGTAGCCAATTGGCGAGGGAACTGTTCGGACAGGAGTTCATCGAAGGCTACATCGCTTCGAAGACCATGGAGTTGACCAGCTTCTTTGATGAAATCACTCCCTGGGAACGGCGTGTTCTAGCAGCCCAGGCCTGA
- a CDS encoding sensor histidine kinase, which translates to MNQDEQALDFSTVIASTVHDMKNSLAMLMQAHSQWLARLPEAQRQGTEQGVIDFEFAHLNGMLVQLLGLYKLGVNQMPLQPAYHELDDFIEAQLAAHQEVFASRGIVATYEVDPLSPLGFFDRELIASVLGNCINNAIRYARESLLITVSDEAGQLVLSINDDGDGYPVEMLERQADYVQGINHSSGSTGLGLYFANRIAALHQRNGVEGRTEISNGGPLGGGVFSLYLP; encoded by the coding sequence ATGAACCAAGACGAGCAGGCTCTGGATTTTTCCACGGTGATCGCCTCCACCGTCCACGACATGAAGAACTCGCTGGCCATGCTCATGCAGGCCCACAGCCAGTGGCTGGCGCGGTTGCCAGAGGCCCAGCGCCAAGGCACGGAGCAGGGCGTGATCGACTTCGAGTTCGCCCACCTCAACGGCATGTTGGTGCAACTGCTCGGGCTGTATAAGCTCGGCGTTAACCAGATGCCACTGCAACCGGCCTATCACGAGCTCGACGATTTCATCGAAGCGCAACTGGCGGCGCATCAAGAGGTGTTCGCCAGTCGCGGCATCGTCGCCACCTATGAAGTCGATCCGCTGAGCCCGCTGGGCTTCTTTGACCGAGAACTGATTGCGTCGGTGCTGGGCAACTGCATCAACAATGCGATTCGTTATGCGCGTGAATCGTTGCTCATCACCGTCAGCGACGAAGCCGGGCAATTGGTGCTGAGCATCAATGATGACGGCGACGGTTATCCGGTCGAGATGCTCGAGCGTCAGGCCGATTACGTGCAGGGCATCAATCACAGCAGCGGCAGCACCGGGCTTGGCCTGTATTTCGCTAATCGCATCGCCGCGCTGCATCAGCGCAATGGTGTCGAAGGTCGCACCGAAATCAGCAACGGCGGACCGCTCGGCGGCGGGGTGTTCAGCCTTTATCTGCCGTGA
- a CDS encoding tetratricopeptide repeat-containing response regulator codes for MLSYHQKSFLIVDDFSDFRSSVRSMLRELGVKDVDTADTGEQALKMCAQKTYDFILQDFHLGDGKKNGQQVLEDLMLEKLISHEAVFVMVTAETSQAMVLSALEHEPDAYLTKPFNRSGLAQRLERLEQRKTLLKPILQALDRGKPVEVLNACIALCKQDIRYSPLCLRYRADALRDLNQNEALERLYDGIIADRPLPWAFAGLGKLLFKRGQIAQAKGVYEKALKVFPMMPSLYDGMADVLVAEGDTKGAQRVLEEAIRLSPLAVRRQALLGKLAMTNEDFDTASRAYRQAVAQGAQSRFKDPESNLGLAHALISKGSDRGLDTRTRLEINTTLSAVAKENPTDPGLQIRARLMKATSLLLNDAETADKLTEQAMMRLDGMEQFMSPEAALLVAKQLQMLGQAEAGTSMLKSCAEIYGDDPAVMKDIAKLTDDPTILSSSNAAADLNRQGVRVYKTGNLVEAREVFRKALKMQPKNISIALNMAQSLLHGTDTSVPSAELEECRACLKMVGLMPDTDARFARYQKLKSKAFGE; via the coding sequence ATGCTGTCGTATCACCAAAAGAGTTTTCTGATCGTCGATGATTTCTCGGATTTCCGCAGTTCCGTCCGTTCGATGCTGCGTGAGCTTGGGGTCAAGGACGTCGACACCGCCGACACCGGTGAGCAGGCGCTGAAGATGTGTGCGCAGAAGACCTACGATTTCATCCTGCAGGATTTCCATCTCGGCGACGGCAAGAAGAACGGCCAGCAGGTGCTTGAAGACCTGATGCTGGAAAAGCTGATCAGCCATGAAGCGGTGTTTGTCATGGTCACTGCCGAGACCAGTCAGGCGATGGTGCTCAGTGCTCTGGAGCACGAACCGGATGCGTACCTGACCAAGCCCTTCAACCGTTCCGGCCTGGCCCAGCGCCTGGAGCGTCTGGAGCAGCGCAAGACCTTGCTCAAACCGATTCTGCAAGCGCTCGACCGTGGCAAACCGGTTGAGGTACTTAACGCCTGCATCGCGTTGTGCAAGCAGGACATCCGCTACTCGCCGTTGTGCCTGCGTTACCGTGCCGATGCGTTGCGTGATCTCAATCAGAACGAGGCGCTGGAGCGTCTCTATGACGGCATCATTGCTGATCGACCATTGCCGTGGGCGTTTGCCGGGTTGGGCAAGTTGTTGTTCAAACGCGGGCAGATTGCGCAGGCCAAAGGCGTTTACGAAAAAGCCCTGAAGGTGTTTCCGATGATGCCGTCGCTGTATGACGGCATGGCCGATGTGCTGGTGGCTGAGGGTGATACCAAGGGCGCGCAACGGGTGCTTGAAGAGGCGATTCGCTTGTCGCCGCTGGCGGTGCGTCGGCAGGCGTTGCTCGGCAAACTGGCGATGACTAACGAAGATTTTGACACGGCCTCGCGGGCGTACCGTCAGGCTGTGGCGCAGGGTGCGCAGTCGCGCTTCAAGGATCCGGAAAGCAACTTGGGTCTTGCCCATGCGCTGATCAGCAAGGGCAGTGATCGCGGGCTCGACACGCGCACGCGGCTGGAGATCAACACCACCCTCAGCGCCGTGGCCAAAGAGAACCCGACGGATCCGGGCCTGCAGATTCGTGCACGCCTGATGAAGGCCACCAGCCTGCTGCTCAACGATGCCGAGACTGCCGACAAGCTCACCGAGCAAGCCATGATGCGCCTCGACGGCATGGAGCAGTTCATGAGCCCGGAAGCGGCGTTGTTGGTCGCCAAGCAGTTGCAGATGCTCGGTCAGGCCGAAGCGGGCACCTCGATGCTCAAGAGCTGTGCGGAAATCTACGGCGACGACCCGGCGGTGATGAAAGACATCGCCAAGCTCACCGATGATCCGACGATCCTCAGTTCCAGCAATGCCGCCGCCGACCTCAACCGTCAGGGCGTGCGCGTGTACAAGACCGGCAACCTGGTGGAGGCCCGCGAGGTCTTCCGCAAGGCGCTGAAGATGCAACCGAAGAACATCAGTATCGCGCTGAACATGGCCCAGTCGCTGCTCCACGGTACCGACACCAGTGTGCCGTCGGCGGAGCTGGAAGAATGTCGGGCCTGCCTGAAAATGGTCGGCCTGATGCCCGACACCGACGCGCGTTTTGCGCGTTATCAGAAGCTGAAAAGCAAGGCGTTTGGCGAATGA
- a CDS encoding lysozyme inhibitor LprI family protein — protein sequence MYIKGRCIVSACALLFFQQAMAAGMDCAKAVSAVENAVCADKGLYALDTQMGATYSKLMRSMPDEKAELKSTQRLWLKDRNQCAEDVSCLNQRYRERLESLQAQWIDTLAYLPDEIDKQVMAQLQQRIEAARKVDPEFALEKTLDAFTVNLDTTSFAGIPDDDEQTHFPETIPNGVSQDEWKALTASNITGAADTGQTTYILTDLDGDGLRDLIVETYSGGTGLFSYTETWRGTGTRFTRRGAKAAPEANAETTLFYTNDRGANQAVNWIKVHGRIYAAYRDSAYGVDKVYLLNPLQINRQVPTITVQYRYQLNVPRTQANQDNPTAYELEPAVQKALMQSLAKIGNNQTTNSKPICPIPASGPGDDDYYSYGASYYAIEPVADVPVILGDDCFIARLINWYGTYDEKDGLFAQLTLRKPGSEEQAQSYTVNGRRHITQVSTSIGKAEGGAAN from the coding sequence GTGTACATCAAAGGACGTTGCATCGTGTCCGCCTGTGCGCTGCTGTTTTTCCAGCAGGCGATGGCGGCCGGAATGGATTGTGCGAAAGCGGTGAGTGCGGTTGAGAACGCTGTTTGTGCGGATAAAGGGTTGTATGCGCTGGATACGCAGATGGGCGCTACCTACAGCAAACTCATGAGGTCCATGCCAGATGAAAAGGCCGAGCTGAAAAGCACTCAACGCCTTTGGCTAAAGGACCGCAACCAATGTGCTGAGGATGTCAGCTGCCTGAACCAGCGTTATCGCGAACGCCTGGAATCGCTGCAAGCGCAATGGATCGATACGCTGGCGTACTTGCCCGATGAGATAGACAAACAAGTGATGGCGCAACTGCAGCAGCGTATTGAGGCAGCGCGCAAGGTTGATCCCGAGTTTGCACTGGAGAAGACCCTTGACGCATTCACGGTAAACCTCGATACAACGTCTTTTGCCGGCATCCCCGATGACGATGAGCAAACGCACTTTCCCGAGACGATTCCGAATGGGGTGAGTCAGGATGAATGGAAGGCATTGACTGCGTCCAACATCACGGGGGCCGCCGACACAGGCCAGACAACTTATATCCTCACCGATCTGGATGGCGATGGGCTGCGCGACCTGATCGTTGAAACGTATTCCGGCGGTACAGGGTTGTTCTCATATACAGAAACCTGGCGCGGTACGGGCACCAGGTTCACCAGACGTGGCGCCAAAGCGGCTCCCGAAGCCAACGCCGAGACAACCCTTTTCTACACCAATGATCGCGGCGCCAACCAAGCGGTCAACTGGATCAAAGTGCATGGAAGAATCTACGCCGCCTACCGAGACAGCGCCTACGGTGTTGATAAGGTCTATCTGCTCAATCCCCTGCAGATCAACCGTCAGGTCCCGACGATAACGGTGCAGTATCGTTATCAACTGAACGTGCCTCGCACGCAGGCGAATCAGGACAATCCGACAGCCTATGAACTTGAACCTGCGGTGCAAAAGGCGCTCATGCAAAGCTTGGCCAAAATAGGCAATAACCAAACAACGAACTCCAAACCGATCTGCCCAATCCCTGCGTCAGGCCCCGGGGACGACGACTATTACAGTTACGGTGCAAGTTACTACGCGATTGAACCGGTCGCTGACGTTCCGGTGATCCTTGGCGATGACTGCTTTATCGCCAGACTGATCAATTGGTATGGCACCTACGATGAAAAAGACGGGCTGTTCGCTCAACTGACCCTGCGTAAACCGGGGTCTGAAGAACAGGCACAAAGTTACACGGTCAATGGCCGCCGCCACATCACCCAAGTCAGCACTTCGATAGGCAAGGCTGAGGGTGGCGCGGCGAACTAG